DNA sequence from the Vicia villosa cultivar HV-30 ecotype Madison, WI linkage group LG3, Vvil1.0, whole genome shotgun sequence genome:
TGCAGCAAATGTATCAActttaatattttcattttgttctgCATAGTCTTTGAAAGTGAGAGTTATGTTTTCCAAGTCTTGTTCTGATTCTGTGAGGGCTTGTACTCCGCTCTGTGTGTTGATGTGTGCTGCTAAAAGGGACGCCGTGTTTCCCGTTATTTCGACTAAATGAAGAGCAAATATGCGTAACGGAGATTGTTTTATGGCATTGGAAGCTTCGAGAATGTTGATCATTCCCGTGGCTTGACGAGGGTTGTGGACGCAAGCTAAAATTTTAACTTCTGCTTCAACCTTTAGATTCTGTATTGTTCTTAGCTTGTTTTGCTTGTATAGCTTTCTTGGTTTGTATATAGCATTGATTATAACAGGTACCAATAGCGTCATTAGAAGAACAGACATGATAATAATCGAGTACGACTCCACACTCAATATCTGAAATTCAGCGAGAAAAAACAAACTATTTATCGATCATAATTCGAGGGTAACAAAGAATATATAAATGAatctttcaagaaatatatacCTCTTTGTCCCAAGCAATAATGAGCATTATTAGAGGTAAGACTCCTTTGGAGTTCATAAGCAATCCAATCGCCACACCATCATGAACAGGCATACCAAATAACTGAGTTGCTATCACAGTGCTCAAAACCTTAGGGATACAAGACAGGACCAAAACTATCACCACAACGGCGAAACCTTGAGTTTCGATGACGCTAAATATTCGAAGTCTCACACCACAGCTTGCAAAGAAGAGTGGAGCAAGATAAACAGAAGCGAAATCTTCCGTCTTCTCGATCAACAGATTGGTAAATTTACCGCGCGGCAACATCATTCCATATACTAATGCCCCGACAGCCGGGTGTGTCCCAAGAAAGTCAGTAACAAATGCGAAAAAATAAGCTCCCATCACAACATAAAACAGCTGACAATTGTCCCATTCGTTCTGATTTGTTTTCTGGACGACATACTGAACGAGATGAGGCTGAATCACCATGAAACAAAGAATCACAAACGATCCCGTACTTATTACCGAGTAGATCGCAACCTTTTCGTTAAGTGCAAACGGAAGCAACAAAGCAAACAGAACCCAATTATAGAAATCAATAATCATTGCCACTGTTAAAGCAACTTTACCAAGACCTGTATAGAGAAGTTTCAAATCTGCAAGGATTTGAGTCACAATAGGAAAACCTGTGACACTATAGATCAATGTCCAAAACATATAAGCTTTTTGTGTGTTGTAATGTAACAAATACTCAGGAGGTCCTATGTACATGCTTTGAAGTATAGTATACATTGCACCTCCCATTACCATTGGAACTACAGTAGCTGCAATCGCAATTGTCGTAGCTTTCTTTCTCGCATTCGTGATCGTTTCCAAGTTCATGTCCAAACCAGCAAGAAAAACATAGTAAACAAGTCCAATGTAGGCTATTGTTTCATTTGTTACCACTAACTTTATAGGagccaaaagtttgaaaaattCTGTTTTCCCAAATACTTCTGGACTCAACATGAAACCTACCtgttaacataaaaaaaaaattagaataataaCCTAAATGATAATCGATACATGCATGCATGCGCATGCCGCATGCATGCATGAACGATTGAAATTTGACATGTAATAATTAACGTAGTTAGTTACCAAAATCTCGACAACAATACGAGGTTGATTGAAGGGTCGAAAGAGGTAGTATAAACAACGATTAGTGAACAACATGAAAGCAAGTTGAGCTGCGAAAGTCGGAAGATAAAACGTTAAAACGCTGTCACTTTGCCATATATCGTTGCCATTAGACACACTTGTATTGTAACATCCATAAACTTTTGAGCGTGAGATCCCGTTATCTTCCATTTCCATTATTCACTTTCTCTTTGATTGctacaaaggaaaaaaaaaaaaacctttgtaACAAACAAAGAGGAAAGTAGAATAATGTGAAGATGGAGAACAACAATCTTATGTGTTTATGATGTCATGTTTCTTGGAATGAATCGTTTGTCTTATATTACAACAAATTGCAAACAATAATAACTACTAATTTCTTCTGTGTCTGTCATTGGTTGTAATAATAACGAACTTGCTTTggcattttattttacaaatagtATTCATTAGTCATGCTTCTCTGATTTATTAGATATAATTAGTTAATTACTGTTACTAGATTGGGGATTGCAGCTAATATGGCTGGCAATATATTACCAACTTTGGCTGTATTTGCCCATGCTTTTCTTAGTTTTGATTAAAAGCTATATTAAAATTAAaggtaaaaatgataaaataatattaaagttATTCTTAAATTACAACTGTTATTTTGCATTAAAAATTAACTATTATTAAGCTAAATTTTGTTTGATAAAtttctatatatatttttaaaaaatattttttcattaaaattcaCTATGaagtaattatatattttattaaagcaattgtttaagaaaaactaaataaaaacaaACTTCTTTTTGAGATAGGTAGTTCAACGCTAGTTAAGTTATGAATGAGAATCCAATTTCTAACTTCAATATTTATGTAGGGGATATTTTAATACACTCATATGTCTTTTTAGAGACTTCTGATGAAAATATTAAGATACTCCTAACttcggatgtgcacatccgaacatattttttattgaaaaaaaatgtgatttcgcATGTGCACTTTCGAAGACacatttttttcaagaaaatatgCTTTCGCATGTGCACTTTCGAAGacatttttttttcattaaaatgtgACTTtggatgtgcatatccgaaaacatgtCTGGGATAGCAGAAACAAAATCCTCAAAACCAAAGCAACAAAACATAGATTCATCATAAATAATCGAAATTACATAGAtagttcaacaaaaatttaacgTTACATATTGTTATAAACGAGTAGTTGAGGACGtcgcaacattttgataacatcttcTTTCGATCTTTGAAgcttcgcatccaactcgatcgaaCCCTTTGAAGAATAATGTTGAAAAGTTGTCCACATAACCTCTAAATCGTCGTCGTTATAAAGCTCAAATGGAGTGAACTTTACTTTTCCTTCAGTGTCAAGTGAAGGTGAACGATATTCAAAATTGACCACCTTCCGATTTTCTAGTTATTGCAAGAGAGAGTTTAGTATCGGAATCAGCTCGGCAAACGGGGTGCGTGCGAGAACCTAAATTGAAGCGGCATCGTGTAACCACTACTGAAGTAGACAAAAGCAAGGTGAGCAAAGGTTTGAGTCATTTTTTATTATGACTTCTGATGTTGATGAAAAGCTTTAGAGACCATATTTATAGACTTTTTGGAGTAATATGGACCCAAGAAATCTTATATTGCTATTAAggtatatttcggatatgcacttctAAAATAAGCACtggctttttttttaattattgaagGTTCCTTCGGATGTGCATATCCAAATTATGCAGAACCACAAGAACATTCTGTTTTGGCAGAATCAGCAGCAAATCAACATAGAAAAAATAAAACCGATAAGGATAAACATTTATTACAAGAAATATAgacatattatatatgtattgaatcgtatTTATTTTACATTC
Encoded proteins:
- the LOC131661947 gene encoding cation/H(+) antiporter 15-like; translated protein: MEMEDNGISRSKVYGCYNTSVSNGNDIWQSDSVLTFYLPTFAAQLAFMLFTNRCLYYLFRPFNQPRIVVEILVGFMLSPEVFGKTEFFKLLAPIKLVVTNETIAYIGLVYYVFLAGLDMNLETITNARKKATTIAIAATVVPMVMGGAMYTILQSMYIGPPEYLLHYNTQKAYMFWTLIYSVTGFPIVTQILADLKLLYTGLGKVALTVAMIIDFYNWVLFALLLPFALNEKVAIYSVISTGSFVILCFMVIQPHLVQYVVQKTNQNEWDNCQLFYVVMGAYFFAFVTDFLGTHPAVGALVYGMMLPRGKFTNLLIEKTEDFASVYLAPLFFASCGVRLRIFSVIETQGFAVVVIVLVLSCIPKVLSTVIATQLFGMPVHDGVAIGLLMNSKGVLPLIMLIIAWDKEILSVESYSIIIMSVLLMTLLVPVIINAIYKPRKLYKQNKLRTIQNLKVEAEVKILACVHNPRQATGMINILEASNAIKQSPLRIFALHLVEITGNTASLLAAHINTQSGVQALTESEQDLENITLTFKDYAEQNENIKVDTFAAVSTYSTIHEDILNVAREKQATLILLPFHKQSNIEGILETMNEVFKDINQNVMRDAPCSVAIFVDRGLGSLFKVNLRLLMLFFGGPDDREALALAWRMSKHEGIQLSVVRVIMLGEAAQVDSSPQAESKELFSAVMDSEKQREFDDEYVSSFRLKAVNNKDSITYSEKEVHSSEDIPLVLEELDKLGYDLYILGQGTGRNSLVLSDLLKWTDCPELGVIGDMVAANNFGSCSSLLVVQQYGFGGMLFENTTQNPCQLPIYDCESGDVYVKVDI